Within the Echinicola jeungdonensis genome, the region CCTCAATCTAAGAGTAAGGAAAAGGTAATATAAGCAGTATTTTTAAGGAACTTTTAAACCCAATCGACCCATGAAAAAAATTGTTATCTGTGCCGATGGCACCTGGAACCGGCCGGAGCGAAATATAAAGGAAGACTTTCCCACCAATGTGCTGCAGTTTGCCCGGGGCATGGCCTCGACCGACCAAAATGGCACCAACAAATTGTCTTTTATACTGGGGCATTGGCTCCTATCATGATAAGTTTGCCGGTGGTGCCCTTGGCCAG harbors:
- a CDS encoding phospholipase effector Tle1 domain-containing protein, whose product is MKKIVICADGTWNRPERNIKEDFPTNVLQFARGMASTDQNGTNKLSFILGHWLLS